One part of the Pseudoliparis swirei isolate HS2019 ecotype Mariana Trench chromosome 6, NWPU_hadal_v1, whole genome shotgun sequence genome encodes these proteins:
- the ano5a gene encoding anoctamin-5 isoform X6, with protein sequence MHRITGKAGGDSLIEMSPTDSFNDDMNGYDQHASSSTGCPQQEQPPIDKQQHSKDSVFFRDGVRMVDFVLSYDEDKDAERKQERRRLYEANLVNVGLELETEDKSESEDGKTYFVKIHAPWEVLATYADVLKVKVPFKANDIPDNSAMPMNWLFTPFRLPEHIMHPQPDYFTAPFDKSKSDFFLIDNKDTFFSPSTRNRIVYYILSRCSYFRDGCGDKDKKGIKRLLNNGTYTAAFPLHDSRYWTRSKDANCESDRYSLHKHWARFFCFFKEQPLNLIRKYYGEKIGIYFAWLGFYTEMLLFAAIVGTICFVYGILTYDDNEWSKEICSEEVGGNIVMCPLCDKKCGYWKLNTTCSSSWQSHMFDNVGTVFFAIFMGIWVTLFLEFWKRRQARLEYEWDLVDFEEEQQQLQLRPEYETKCTNRKLNRITQETEWVLQRTSTDLLGKLFLCWATVILWISLIIACIIGVIAYRLAVYAAFASIMKDSATTNIQVVGRFITPQLATSVTASCINFVIIMILNLMYERVAVWITDMEIPKTHLEYENKLVVKMFLFQFVNYYSSCFYVAFFKGKFVGYPGNYAYMFGSKLRNEECDPGGCLIELTTQLVIVMTGKQVWGNIQEALVPWLMNWWGSRKARNHPESLYSRWEQDHDLQCFGNLGLFYEYLEMVIQFGFITLFVASFPLAPLLALINNIIEVRVDAWKLTTQYRRPVAAKAHSIGAWQEILNGMAVLSVVTNAFIVAFTSDMIPRLVYMYAYKPEGEMNMKGYINNSLSVFNISAIPLDNKPDDGESPSWYNSSITSCRYRDYRYPSGHDKEYSHTMQFWHILAAKLTFIIIVEHVVFVVKFFVAWLIPDVPSDVRARVKRERYLVQEYLHNYEVEKLKIQLSQNSLSDCSCTPMIYPSIPKHEVLSECL encoded by the exons ATGCACCGAATAACGGGGAAAGCAGGAGGGGACAGTTTAATTGAGATGAGCCCGACGGACTCGTTCAATG ATGATATGAATGGCTACGACCAACATGCCTCATCCAGCACAGGATGCCCCCAGCAAGAACAACCACCG attgacaaacaacaacacagcaaaGACTCCGTCTTCTTCCGTGATGGAGTGCGTATGGTTGATTTTGTCCTGTCCTATGATGAAGACAAAGATGCTGAGAGAAAACAG gagaggaggaggctgtaTGAGGCCAATCTAGTGAATGTCGGCCTGGAGCTGGAGACAGAAGATAAATCG GAGTCAGAAGACGGAAAGACTTATTTTGTGAAGATCCACGCTCCATGGGAAGTGTTGGCCACCTACGCAGATGTGCTGAAGGTTAAGGTCCCGTTCAAGGCCAACGACATCCCCGACAACAGCGCCATGCCGATGAACTGGCTGTTCACCCCTTTCCGTCTGCCGGAGCACATCATGCACCCCCAGCCCGACTATTTCACAGCCCCCTTTGACAAGAGCAAGTCTGACTTCTTCCTTATTGACAACAAAGATACGTTCTTCTCGCCTTCCACTCGCAACAGGATC GTCTACTACATCCTGTCCCGCTGTTCGTACTTCAGGGATGGATGTGGAGATAAAGACAAGAAGGGGATCAAGAGGTTACTCAACAATGGCACCTACACTGCTGCCTTCCCTCTGCATGAT TCTAGATACTGGACCAGATCGAAGGACGCTAACTGCGAAAGTGACAGATACAGTCTCCACAAACACTGGGCCAGATTCTTCTGTTTCTTCAAGGAGCAGCCCCTCAATCTTATACG GAAGTATTATGGGGAGAAGATAggtatttattttgcatggctGGGCTTCTACACTGAGATGCTGTTGTTTGCTGCAATAGTTGGGACGATTTGTTTCGTCTATGGAATCCTCACTTACGATGACAACGAGTGGAG TAAAGAAATCTGTAGTGAGGAGGTTGGCGGGAATATTGTCATGTGCCCGTTGTGTGACAAGAAGTGTGGCTACTGGAAACTCAACACAACATGCAGCTCCTCATGG CAATCTCATATGTTTGACAATGTGGGGACAGTGTTTTTCGCCATATTTATGGGGATTTGGG TGACGCTGTTTCTGGAGTTCTGGAAAAGGCGGCAGGCTCGTCTTGAGTACGAATGGGATCTGGTCGACTTCGAGGAGGAACAACAGCAGCTTCAGCTTCGGCCAGAGTATGAAACCAAGTGCACCAACCGCAAGCTGAACCGCATCACTCAG GAAACGGAGTGGGTCCTTCAAAGGACGTCTACAGATTTATTGGGGAAGTTGTTTCTGTGCTGGGCCACAGTGATACTCTGG ATCTCATTGATCATCGCCTGCATCATCGGTGTGATTGCGTACCGCCTGGCGGTGTACGCCGCCTTCGCCAGCATCATGAAGGACAGTGCCACCACCAACATCCAGGTGGTTGGCCGCTTCATCACGCCACAGCTGGCCACTTCTGTCACCGCCTCTTGCATCAACTTTGTCATCATCATGATCCTCAACCTCATGTATGAGAGAGTGGCTGTTTGGATCACTGACATGG AGATTCCCAAGACCCATCTGGAGTATGAGAACAAACTGGTGGTGAAGATGTTCCTCTTCCAGTTTGTGAACTACTACTCCTCCTGCTTCTACGTGGCTTTCTTTAAGGGCAAGTTTGTCGGCTATCCTGGAAACTATGCGTATATGTTTGGCAGCAAACTAAGGAATGAAGAG TGTGACCCTGGGGGCTGTCTGATTGAGTTGACCACCCAGCTGGTGATAGTGATGACTGGTAAACAGGTGTGGGGTAACATCCAGGAGGCTCTGGTCCC GTGGCTGATGAACTGGTGGGGCAGCAGGAAGGCCCGAAACCACCCAGAGAGCCTGTACAGCCGCTGGGAGCAGGACCACGACCTGCAGTGCTTTGGGAACCTGGGCCTCTTCTACGAGTACCTGGAAATGG TTATCCAGTTTGGTTTCATCACACTGTTTGTCGCCTCCTTTCCTCTGGCACCCCTGCTGGCACTTATCAACAACATCATCGAGGTTAGAGTGGATGCCTGGAAGCTCACCACTCAGTATAGACGTCCTGTGGCAGCAAAGGCTCACAGCATCGGAGCCTGGCAGGAAATCCTCAATGGGATGGCCGTACTCTCTGTGGTCACTAAT GCGTTCATTGTGGCCTTCACCTCTGATATGATCCCTCGGCTTGTGTACATGTACGCTTACAAGCCAGAAGGTGAGATGAATATGAAAGGCTACATAAACAACAGCCTGTCTGTGTTCAACATCTCTGCGATCCCACTGGACAACAAGCCTGACGATGGGGAGAGCCCTTCCTGGTACAACAGCTCCATCACGAGCTGCAG GTACCGTGATTACCGCTACCCTTCTGGCCATGACAAGGAGTACTCCCACACCATGCAGTTCTGGCATATTCTGGCTGCCAAGTTGACTTTCATCATTATTGTGGAG catgttgtgtttgtggtcAAGTTCTTCGTGGCCTGGTTGATTCCTGATGTTCCCTCTGACGTGAGGGCTCGTGTCAAGAGAGAGCGCTACCTGGTCCAGGAGTACCTCCACAACTACGAGGTGGAGAAACTGAAGATCCAACTCAGCCAAAACAGCCTCAGTGATTGTTCCTGCACGCCCATGATCTATCCGTCTATACCCAAACACGAGGTGCTGTCAGAGTGTCTCTAG
- the ano5a gene encoding anoctamin-5 isoform X3, giving the protein MHRITGKAGGDSLIEMSPTDSFNDDMNGYDQHASSSTGCPQQEQPPSPLTPDVCVDTCESLNTSLASLSPSDHSDSPRSEPQTLERISTLTGIDKQQHSKDSVFFRDGVRMVDFVLSYDEDKDAERKQERRRLYEANLVNVGLELETEDKSESEDGKTYFVKIHAPWEVLATYADVLKVKVPFKANDIPDNSAMPMNWLFTPFRLPEHIMHPQPDYFTAPFDKSKSDFFLIDNKDTFFSPSTRNRIVYYILSRCSYFRDGCGDKDKKGIKRLLNNGTYTAAFPLHDSRYWTRSKDANCESDRYSLHKHWARFFCFFKEQPLNLIRKYYGEKIGIYFAWLGFYTEMLLFAAIVGTICFVYGILTYDDNEWSKEICSEEVGGNIVMCPLCDKKCGYWKLNTTCSSSWQSHMFDNVGTVFFAIFMGIWVTLFLEFWKRRQARLEYEWDLVDFEEEQQQLQLRPEYETKCTNRKLNRITQETEWVLQRTSTDLLGKLFLCWATVILWISLIIACIIGVIAYRLAVYAAFASIMKDSATTNIQVVGRFITPQLATSVTASCINFVIIMILNLMYERVAVWITDMEIPKTHLEYENKLVVKMFLFQFVNYYSSCFYVAFFKGKFVGYPGNYAYMFGSKLRNEECDPGGCLIELTTQLVIVMTGKQVWGNIQEALVPWLMNWWGSRKARNHPESLYSRWEQDHDLQCFGNLGLFYEYLEMVIQFGFITLFVASFPLAPLLALINNIIEVRVDAWKLTTQYRRPVAAKAHSIGAWQEILNGMAVLSVVTNAFIVAFTSDMIPRLVYMYAYKPEGEMNMKGYINNSLSVFNISAIPLDNKPDDGESPSWYNSSITSCRYRDYRYPSGHDKEYSHTMQFWHILAAKLTFIIIVEHVVFVVKFFVAWLIPDVPSDVRARVKRERYLVQEYLHNYEVEKLKIQLSQNSLSDCSCTPMIYPSIPKHEVLSECL; this is encoded by the exons ATGCACCGAATAACGGGGAAAGCAGGAGGGGACAGTTTAATTGAGATGAGCCCGACGGACTCGTTCAATG ATGATATGAATGGCTACGACCAACATGCCTCATCCAGCACAGGATGCCCCCAGCAAGAACAACCACCG TCTCCTTTAACgcctgatgtgtgtgtagacacaTGTGAGTCTCTCAACACCAGCCTGGCCTCCCTGTCCCCCTCTGACCACAGCGACAGTCCACGGTCTGAGCCTCAGACCTTAGAGCGAATCAGTACTTTGACTGGG attgacaaacaacaacacagcaaaGACTCCGTCTTCTTCCGTGATGGAGTGCGTATGGTTGATTTTGTCCTGTCCTATGATGAAGACAAAGATGCTGAGAGAAAACAG gagaggaggaggctgtaTGAGGCCAATCTAGTGAATGTCGGCCTGGAGCTGGAGACAGAAGATAAATCG GAGTCAGAAGACGGAAAGACTTATTTTGTGAAGATCCACGCTCCATGGGAAGTGTTGGCCACCTACGCAGATGTGCTGAAGGTTAAGGTCCCGTTCAAGGCCAACGACATCCCCGACAACAGCGCCATGCCGATGAACTGGCTGTTCACCCCTTTCCGTCTGCCGGAGCACATCATGCACCCCCAGCCCGACTATTTCACAGCCCCCTTTGACAAGAGCAAGTCTGACTTCTTCCTTATTGACAACAAAGATACGTTCTTCTCGCCTTCCACTCGCAACAGGATC GTCTACTACATCCTGTCCCGCTGTTCGTACTTCAGGGATGGATGTGGAGATAAAGACAAGAAGGGGATCAAGAGGTTACTCAACAATGGCACCTACACTGCTGCCTTCCCTCTGCATGAT TCTAGATACTGGACCAGATCGAAGGACGCTAACTGCGAAAGTGACAGATACAGTCTCCACAAACACTGGGCCAGATTCTTCTGTTTCTTCAAGGAGCAGCCCCTCAATCTTATACG GAAGTATTATGGGGAGAAGATAggtatttattttgcatggctGGGCTTCTACACTGAGATGCTGTTGTTTGCTGCAATAGTTGGGACGATTTGTTTCGTCTATGGAATCCTCACTTACGATGACAACGAGTGGAG TAAAGAAATCTGTAGTGAGGAGGTTGGCGGGAATATTGTCATGTGCCCGTTGTGTGACAAGAAGTGTGGCTACTGGAAACTCAACACAACATGCAGCTCCTCATGG CAATCTCATATGTTTGACAATGTGGGGACAGTGTTTTTCGCCATATTTATGGGGATTTGGG TGACGCTGTTTCTGGAGTTCTGGAAAAGGCGGCAGGCTCGTCTTGAGTACGAATGGGATCTGGTCGACTTCGAGGAGGAACAACAGCAGCTTCAGCTTCGGCCAGAGTATGAAACCAAGTGCACCAACCGCAAGCTGAACCGCATCACTCAG GAAACGGAGTGGGTCCTTCAAAGGACGTCTACAGATTTATTGGGGAAGTTGTTTCTGTGCTGGGCCACAGTGATACTCTGG ATCTCATTGATCATCGCCTGCATCATCGGTGTGATTGCGTACCGCCTGGCGGTGTACGCCGCCTTCGCCAGCATCATGAAGGACAGTGCCACCACCAACATCCAGGTGGTTGGCCGCTTCATCACGCCACAGCTGGCCACTTCTGTCACCGCCTCTTGCATCAACTTTGTCATCATCATGATCCTCAACCTCATGTATGAGAGAGTGGCTGTTTGGATCACTGACATGG AGATTCCCAAGACCCATCTGGAGTATGAGAACAAACTGGTGGTGAAGATGTTCCTCTTCCAGTTTGTGAACTACTACTCCTCCTGCTTCTACGTGGCTTTCTTTAAGGGCAAGTTTGTCGGCTATCCTGGAAACTATGCGTATATGTTTGGCAGCAAACTAAGGAATGAAGAG TGTGACCCTGGGGGCTGTCTGATTGAGTTGACCACCCAGCTGGTGATAGTGATGACTGGTAAACAGGTGTGGGGTAACATCCAGGAGGCTCTGGTCCC GTGGCTGATGAACTGGTGGGGCAGCAGGAAGGCCCGAAACCACCCAGAGAGCCTGTACAGCCGCTGGGAGCAGGACCACGACCTGCAGTGCTTTGGGAACCTGGGCCTCTTCTACGAGTACCTGGAAATGG TTATCCAGTTTGGTTTCATCACACTGTTTGTCGCCTCCTTTCCTCTGGCACCCCTGCTGGCACTTATCAACAACATCATCGAGGTTAGAGTGGATGCCTGGAAGCTCACCACTCAGTATAGACGTCCTGTGGCAGCAAAGGCTCACAGCATCGGAGCCTGGCAGGAAATCCTCAATGGGATGGCCGTACTCTCTGTGGTCACTAAT GCGTTCATTGTGGCCTTCACCTCTGATATGATCCCTCGGCTTGTGTACATGTACGCTTACAAGCCAGAAGGTGAGATGAATATGAAAGGCTACATAAACAACAGCCTGTCTGTGTTCAACATCTCTGCGATCCCACTGGACAACAAGCCTGACGATGGGGAGAGCCCTTCCTGGTACAACAGCTCCATCACGAGCTGCAG GTACCGTGATTACCGCTACCCTTCTGGCCATGACAAGGAGTACTCCCACACCATGCAGTTCTGGCATATTCTGGCTGCCAAGTTGACTTTCATCATTATTGTGGAG catgttgtgtttgtggtcAAGTTCTTCGTGGCCTGGTTGATTCCTGATGTTCCCTCTGACGTGAGGGCTCGTGTCAAGAGAGAGCGCTACCTGGTCCAGGAGTACCTCCACAACTACGAGGTGGAGAAACTGAAGATCCAACTCAGCCAAAACAGCCTCAGTGATTGTTCCTGCACGCCCATGATCTATCCGTCTATACCCAAACACGAGGTGCTGTCAGAGTGTCTCTAG
- the ano5a gene encoding anoctamin-5 isoform X2, whose translation MHRITGKAGGDSLIEMSPTDSFNDDMNGYDQHASSSTGCPQQEQPPSPLTPDVCVDTCESLNTSLASLSPSDHSDSPRSEPQTLERISTLTGLSRKRALFLKFRSRIDKQQHSKDSVFFRDGVRMVDFVLSYDEDKDAERKQERRRLYEANLVNVGLELETEDKSESEDGKTYFVKIHAPWEVLATYADVLKVKVPFKANDIPDNSAMPMNWLFTPFRLPEHIMHPQPDYFTAPFDKSKSDFFLIDNKDTFFSPSTRNRIVYYILSRCSYFRDGCGDKDKKGIKRLLNNGTYTAAFPLHDSRYWTRSKDANCESDRYSLHKHWARFFCFFKEQPLNLIRKYYGEKIGIYFAWLGFYTEMLLFAAIVGTICFVYGILTYDDNEWSKEICSEEVGGNIVMCPLCDKKCGYWKLNTTCSSSWQSHMFDNVGTVFFAIFMGIWVTLFLEFWKRRQARLEYEWDLVDFEEEQQQLQLRPEYETKCTNRKLNRITQEMEPYLPITSKCARTCLSGATVLLWISLIIACIIGVIAYRLAVYAAFASIMKDSATTNIQVVGRFITPQLATSVTASCINFVIIMILNLMYERVAVWITDMEIPKTHLEYENKLVVKMFLFQFVNYYSSCFYVAFFKGKFVGYPGNYAYMFGSKLRNEECDPGGCLIELTTQLVIVMTGKQVWGNIQEALVPWLMNWWGSRKARNHPESLYSRWEQDHDLQCFGNLGLFYEYLEMVIQFGFITLFVASFPLAPLLALINNIIEVRVDAWKLTTQYRRPVAAKAHSIGAWQEILNGMAVLSVVTNAFIVAFTSDMIPRLVYMYAYKPEGEMNMKGYINNSLSVFNISAIPLDNKPDDGESPSWYNSSITSCRYRDYRYPSGHDKEYSHTMQFWHILAAKLTFIIIVEHVVFVVKFFVAWLIPDVPSDVRARVKRERYLVQEYLHNYEVEKLKIQLSQNSLSDCSCTPMIYPSIPKHEVLSECL comes from the exons ATGCACCGAATAACGGGGAAAGCAGGAGGGGACAGTTTAATTGAGATGAGCCCGACGGACTCGTTCAATG ATGATATGAATGGCTACGACCAACATGCCTCATCCAGCACAGGATGCCCCCAGCAAGAACAACCACCG TCTCCTTTAACgcctgatgtgtgtgtagacacaTGTGAGTCTCTCAACACCAGCCTGGCCTCCCTGTCCCCCTCTGACCACAGCGACAGTCCACGGTCTGAGCCTCAGACCTTAGAGCGAATCAGTACTTTGACTGGG CTGTCGAGAAAGCGGGCTCTATTCCTGAAGTTTCGTTCCAGG attgacaaacaacaacacagcaaaGACTCCGTCTTCTTCCGTGATGGAGTGCGTATGGTTGATTTTGTCCTGTCCTATGATGAAGACAAAGATGCTGAGAGAAAACAG gagaggaggaggctgtaTGAGGCCAATCTAGTGAATGTCGGCCTGGAGCTGGAGACAGAAGATAAATCG GAGTCAGAAGACGGAAAGACTTATTTTGTGAAGATCCACGCTCCATGGGAAGTGTTGGCCACCTACGCAGATGTGCTGAAGGTTAAGGTCCCGTTCAAGGCCAACGACATCCCCGACAACAGCGCCATGCCGATGAACTGGCTGTTCACCCCTTTCCGTCTGCCGGAGCACATCATGCACCCCCAGCCCGACTATTTCACAGCCCCCTTTGACAAGAGCAAGTCTGACTTCTTCCTTATTGACAACAAAGATACGTTCTTCTCGCCTTCCACTCGCAACAGGATC GTCTACTACATCCTGTCCCGCTGTTCGTACTTCAGGGATGGATGTGGAGATAAAGACAAGAAGGGGATCAAGAGGTTACTCAACAATGGCACCTACACTGCTGCCTTCCCTCTGCATGAT TCTAGATACTGGACCAGATCGAAGGACGCTAACTGCGAAAGTGACAGATACAGTCTCCACAAACACTGGGCCAGATTCTTCTGTTTCTTCAAGGAGCAGCCCCTCAATCTTATACG GAAGTATTATGGGGAGAAGATAggtatttattttgcatggctGGGCTTCTACACTGAGATGCTGTTGTTTGCTGCAATAGTTGGGACGATTTGTTTCGTCTATGGAATCCTCACTTACGATGACAACGAGTGGAG TAAAGAAATCTGTAGTGAGGAGGTTGGCGGGAATATTGTCATGTGCCCGTTGTGTGACAAGAAGTGTGGCTACTGGAAACTCAACACAACATGCAGCTCCTCATGG CAATCTCATATGTTTGACAATGTGGGGACAGTGTTTTTCGCCATATTTATGGGGATTTGGG TGACGCTGTTTCTGGAGTTCTGGAAAAGGCGGCAGGCTCGTCTTGAGTACGAATGGGATCTGGTCGACTTCGAGGAGGAACAACAGCAGCTTCAGCTTCGGCCAGAGTATGAAACCAAGTGCACCAACCGCAAGCTGAACCGCATCACTCAG GAAATGGAGCCATACTTACCCATAACAAGCAAGTGTGCACGAACATGTCTGTCTGGAGCTACCGTCCTGTTATGG ATCTCATTGATCATCGCCTGCATCATCGGTGTGATTGCGTACCGCCTGGCGGTGTACGCCGCCTTCGCCAGCATCATGAAGGACAGTGCCACCACCAACATCCAGGTGGTTGGCCGCTTCATCACGCCACAGCTGGCCACTTCTGTCACCGCCTCTTGCATCAACTTTGTCATCATCATGATCCTCAACCTCATGTATGAGAGAGTGGCTGTTTGGATCACTGACATGG AGATTCCCAAGACCCATCTGGAGTATGAGAACAAACTGGTGGTGAAGATGTTCCTCTTCCAGTTTGTGAACTACTACTCCTCCTGCTTCTACGTGGCTTTCTTTAAGGGCAAGTTTGTCGGCTATCCTGGAAACTATGCGTATATGTTTGGCAGCAAACTAAGGAATGAAGAG TGTGACCCTGGGGGCTGTCTGATTGAGTTGACCACCCAGCTGGTGATAGTGATGACTGGTAAACAGGTGTGGGGTAACATCCAGGAGGCTCTGGTCCC GTGGCTGATGAACTGGTGGGGCAGCAGGAAGGCCCGAAACCACCCAGAGAGCCTGTACAGCCGCTGGGAGCAGGACCACGACCTGCAGTGCTTTGGGAACCTGGGCCTCTTCTACGAGTACCTGGAAATGG TTATCCAGTTTGGTTTCATCACACTGTTTGTCGCCTCCTTTCCTCTGGCACCCCTGCTGGCACTTATCAACAACATCATCGAGGTTAGAGTGGATGCCTGGAAGCTCACCACTCAGTATAGACGTCCTGTGGCAGCAAAGGCTCACAGCATCGGAGCCTGGCAGGAAATCCTCAATGGGATGGCCGTACTCTCTGTGGTCACTAAT GCGTTCATTGTGGCCTTCACCTCTGATATGATCCCTCGGCTTGTGTACATGTACGCTTACAAGCCAGAAGGTGAGATGAATATGAAAGGCTACATAAACAACAGCCTGTCTGTGTTCAACATCTCTGCGATCCCACTGGACAACAAGCCTGACGATGGGGAGAGCCCTTCCTGGTACAACAGCTCCATCACGAGCTGCAG GTACCGTGATTACCGCTACCCTTCTGGCCATGACAAGGAGTACTCCCACACCATGCAGTTCTGGCATATTCTGGCTGCCAAGTTGACTTTCATCATTATTGTGGAG catgttgtgtttgtggtcAAGTTCTTCGTGGCCTGGTTGATTCCTGATGTTCCCTCTGACGTGAGGGCTCGTGTCAAGAGAGAGCGCTACCTGGTCCAGGAGTACCTCCACAACTACGAGGTGGAGAAACTGAAGATCCAACTCAGCCAAAACAGCCTCAGTGATTGTTCCTGCACGCCCATGATCTATCCGTCTATACCCAAACACGAGGTGCTGTCAGAGTGTCTCTAG